A window from Amblyomma americanum isolate KBUSLIRL-KWMA chromosome 7, ASM5285725v1, whole genome shotgun sequence encodes these proteins:
- the LOC144098921 gene encoding uncharacterized protein LOC144098921 isoform X3 → MEDISLPHDTRVEDILADYFTKKIEGKDVESKEKHSDSQHSSKSKKSKKRKHKKKKKHKSRKAHSENEADEANSSADECWVEVTASSTKENPAKNEAGSPDREPKEKSPSKSKPADTNLSRQDMPQKDGAGTDADKRRAGKGDHQRDTVGKNRTDQAEPSKHSTRRSSQSTSPAKSKGASSSSDSEDDRRNTSKSEPSSSQSANEGSSKKSTKKKGRSYRTKRCRSSGSSEDESDRQSQSRSPSPLRRDSSRRSGQRRSRSASKSRRNSLSKGSARDRSKSKDRKLDRSRDRSRSRKRSSRSRSLHRGHGGSHRSRSPMRSQAGSSRSQKRPESRRSSSPRRSRAARSHSRRRSRSRHSRGRTPPRHSRGRPSPRRSRSRRRSQSRHRPRQSPGRSPKRSQRSTSRDRRHGRKSVSPKKERKSRSRSRKRSTSRQKHSSRRSRSGDRKQSEKRKAVERDKSSEKKGTSGETSLPGDTGVSTTDSKKRSVSKSSEEISGKGHTGDRKSSSDSDKNQVVLYGPFEEEDGSFLDEEPSPERTMPSVKPPQPEACAAAVGKTSKPQPVTDNLEAVPVPEEPAVPPDDSQLEDMDISNPPSPVGALEVDDSLAKSVPSGENTFSPAVPPECGTETSSQQHTPPLKVDSLEESAKKPSMARAAIPWTYSEPQQAPLPPPWVKPETTKPVGQVRPFVREVNPSGSALQKGLLQTKQDGLAVVGTMATVQASNEPPLMGPGRTIGKTEEFGMLENTVKVNEHASFPELATKLVPPAPFTSAPAVPAVNLHGSALYSATVMPVHIPFQFVGVPGQAQVTHGTPTPLPQEKPSPVTQQQQTCPLPTQLGPAGKMLASEQSGPTAAPSQTEGQVLNEVVPPASTKSPPSQLPEDMATDQVGGTAGSAKVKSQSNSSSRSSSPVEKGSSRSSSMERSKSSRSRSRSGDREKAKRSRSSESESPTKDSKRLRKGDSTEREEIRAKSRSRDRHCSSSPDRSKRDSHLKKKSRSPDRKPSKSIDRKRSRSHDRKRSESPERKRSKSRDRKRSKSRERRGSKSRDRKRSQSREKKRSKSRDRKRSKSRDRKRSKSREKKRSKSRDRKRSKSHERKRSKSRERKRSKSREKRRSKSRDRRGSRSRDRRRSKSRDRRRSLSRGRQRVSQRSNSRSRRSRSRDQPRRQSRSRETGHSQRSESRKTNSSQRKPSRERESPRGTLILKRYKNELSSESDSSPERRSKKAPSSPVKKRQRRESDAESTDSQDDKSLDVRTKSSENSKALNIDCIAEHCKEKELQKQQSSEKIADKETPEANTYGPVPPAEASVPSASKPVPEPQQSDETDMDDKQDDPSGTGGCPEPNTANEVSGTSIVSSSSSKENVCQVQERSAAVGSSRPAEVAASTDNRTLKNSEPLEQRQAVATSSSKSFVCGKADVLQGNPEGLSKGEENLHEPVAYEKSIIPSGEGAVSSSTGSPREQEVAESDEARCDASLCQKEPTEKASTPATEPVSACADSSKDSNAEQRTISAREQADPSSTGDAGDTLDVKRKSRSRSRSSASSIEKARMRKESSSSSSSSSEEEHTLKEGSKSRSASPDSQSEEGPAESQVKKTQDKKRSRSREMKRSRSRDKRRSRSREKKRSRSREKKRSKSREKRRSRSRDKSLRSKEKKRSKSRERKISPSRDKKRSRSREKRRSRSREKITIRSRDKRRSRSRERKRSPSRDNRDKRRSSREQRRSRSRDKRRSRSRDKKRSPSRDRKRSRSRERRRSRDKKSRSRSRDKRRSRSREKRRSRSRPRRSWSRAMELQRKRSAERLRKKSRSPRRRSLSKRRSPRKKSRSRSRSRRRSRSHSPERKRKSRSREREPSVVKVDKVQLLEAARKNMQAMLQRGVVAKGLPVAAAAAVNATVKVVAAAVAAAAADPRSSLAAKLDVTATPPSEAPVLPLAMSGDGTGPAVTLGITEEPPKVKKSLAALTEICKAISDEEKREYAGEVEPKTAEEVAEEFQQTHHHPFKLKDPPPPIRFNIPNATNLPVKTLAEKVADAAHLHKQFPVSSGSQHRVKELEWVPVEKTEPAAPVKAARAAKSHTHREEGSTSPLALTPPPAPASTHMPPYPDTFTPLPTVAAAPPVFQVEEVPLPVSSAVISSTVMEPPDAAESLDITAIMSRRVEALKALRENPMDLEAMKVYHSCHKEFQAWIASKQEPGQYTGSIDFKPLTPDELSGPNQAWVKKDQFMKAAPVCEGIGMHLLRKMGWTPGEGLGKNKEGALEPLLPSIKTDKKGKHPVSALTELCIKSRWGPPEFTLAEESGPDHKKTFLFKVKVNGREYQPREPSANKKHARAQAAMLCLQETGVIGRGYSLGVSGQMAAVLTHQDIDLMY, encoded by the exons GAGGCGGATGAGGCCAACTCCAGTGCTGATGAATGCTGGGTGGAGGTgacagcaagcagcaccaaggaAAACCCTGCAAAGAATGAGGCAGGAAGTCCCGACAGAGAGCCAAAGGAAAAGTCACCGAGCAAAAGTAAGCCTGCAGACACCAACCTTTCTCGTCAAGATATGCCCCAGAAGGACGGTGCGGGCACTGATGCTGACAAGCGCCGCGCTGGTAAAGGTGATCACCAGAGGGACACGGTAGGTAAAAATCGTACCGACCAAGCAGAACCTTCTAAACACTCCACTAGAAGGTCAAGCCAATCTACATCACCAGCTAAAAGCAAGGGTGCCTCCAGCAGCTCTGACTCCGAGGATGACAGAAGAAACACTTCCAAATCAGAGCCTTCTTCGAGCCAGTCTGCGAATGAAGGGTCGTCCAAGAAATCAACTAAAAAGAAAGGACGAAGCTACAGGACAAAGCGCTGCCGATCATCTGGTTCATCTGAAGATGAAAGTGACAGGCAGAGCCAGAGTAGGAGCCCGAGTCCATTGCGTAGAGATAGCTCCCGACGCTCTGGGCAACGCAGGTCACGTAGTGCAAGCAAGAGTCGTCGCAACAGTCTAAGCAAGGGTTCGGCACGTGACAGGAGCAAGAGCAAGGACAGAAAACTGGACCGTTCACGTGATCGGTCGCGCAGTCGAAAAAGGTCAAGCCGTAGCAGAAGCCTGCATCGTGGTCATGGTGGCAGTCATCGAAGCCGTAGCCCCATGCGTTCCCAGGCTGGTAGCAGTCGCAGCCAAAAGCGTCCTGAGAGTCGTCGTAGCAGTAGTCCGAGGCGCTCCAGGGCAGCTCGTAGCCATAGTCGAAGGCGGTCGAGGAGCAGGCATAGCCGCGGCAGAACACCACCCAGGCACAGCCGCGGAAGACCCTCACCAAGGCGTAGCCGCAGTCGGCGAAGGTCTCAAAGTAGGCACCGACCTCGTCAGAGTCCAGGCCGCAGTCCTAAGCGTTCTCAACGAAGTACCAGCCGGGATAGAAGGCATGGAAGAAAGAGTGTAAGCCCCAAGAAAGAGAGGAAAAGCCGCAGTCGCAGCCGCAAACGGTCAACCAGCAGACAAAAGCATTCGTCCCGACGCTCAAGAAGTGGCGACAGAAAACAATCAGAAAAACGTAAGGCTGTTGAAAGAGATAAGTCAAGTGAGAAAAAGGGTACCAGTGGGGAGACTTCACTACCTGGTGATACTGGTGTAAGCACCACTGATTCAAAAAAACGCTCTGTCTCAAAATCTTCAGAGGAAATATCTGGCAAAGGTCACACAGGTGATAGAAAAAGTTCAAGTGACAGTGACAAAAACCAAGTGGTTCTTTATGGGCCATTTGAAGAGGAAGATGGCAGTTTCCTTGATGAAGAGCCAAGCCCTGAAAGAACTATGCCATCTGTTAAACCTCCACAGCCTGAAGCATGTGCTGCAGCAGTTGGTAAAACTTCAAAACCACAGCCAGTGACAGATAACCTGGAGGCAGTCCCTGTTCCAGAGGAACCTGCAGTTCCACCTGACGACTCTCAGTTGGAGGACATGGATATTTCCAACCCACCATCACCTGTTGGTGCACTTGAAGTCGATGACAGCCTGGCTAAATCTGTGCCCTCTGGAGAAAATACGTTTTCACCTGCAGTACCTCCTGAATGTGGGACCGAAACTAGCTCACAACAGCATACACCGCCTCTCAAGGTCGACTCACTGGAAGAGTCAGCAAAGAAACCAAGTATGGCTAGAGCTGCAATTCCTTGGACCTATAGTGAACCACAGCAAGCACCGCTACCACCACCTTGGGTGAAACCTGAGACAACTAAGCCTGTGGGGCAAGTTAGACCATTCGTTCGAGAGGTCAATCCGAGTGGGTCAGCTCTACAGAAGGGCCTGCTGCAGACAAAGCAAGATGGACTTGCAGTTGTCGGCACTATGGCCACAGTGCAAGCATCAAATGAACCTCCACTGATGGGACCTGGCAGGACCATTGGCAAGACTGAGGAATTTGGAATGTTGGAAAACACCGTGAAGGTTAACGAGCATGCATCTTTTCCCGAGCTTGCAACCAAGCTTGTGCCGCCGGCACCCTTCACATCTGCACCAGCTGTACCAGCTGTGAACTTGCATGGCAGTGCCCTGTACTCGGCTACTGTAATGCCTGTGCACATTCCTTTTCAATTTGTTGGTGTTCCAGGACAGGCCCAAGTCACCCATGGCACACCAACGCCACTGCCCCAGGAAAAGCCTTCACCTgtgacacagcagcagcagacgtgTCCACTTCCCACACAGTTGGGTCCTGCTGGTAAGATGTTGGCCTCAGAACAGTCTGGACCCACTGCTGCTCCTTCTCAGACTGAAGGCCAGGTTTTAAATGAGGTTGTGCCCCCTGCTTCAACGAAAAGTCCACCTTCTCAGCTACCCGAAGACATGGCTACTGATCAAGTAGGTGGCACTGCAGGAAGTGCCAAGGTGAAAAGCCAGTCTAACAGTTCATCCAGGAGCTCCTCGCCTGTTGAGAAaggaagcagccgcagcagcagcatggaGCGGTCAAAGTCCAGCAGGTCTAGGAGCCGCAGCGGGGACCGAGAAAAAGCAAAACGGTCGAGGAGCAGCGAATCTGAAAGCCCAACCAAAGACAGCAAGCGGCTTCGCAAAGGCGACAGTACTGAGCGAGAGGAAATAAGGGCTAAAAGTAGGAGCCGTGACAGGCATTGTAGCTCTAGCCCAGACCGCAGCAAACGTGACAGCCATTTGAAAAAGAAGAGCCGAAGTCCAGATAGGAAACCGAGCAAGAGTATTGACAGAAAAAGGAGCAGAAGTCACGACCGAAAGAGGAGTGAGAGCCCAGAACGAAAGAGGAGCAAGAGTCGAGACAGGAAAAGAAGCAAGAGCCGTGAAAGAAGGGGAAGCAAGAGTCGTGACAGGAAGAGGAGCCAGAGCCGGGAGAAAAAGAGAAGTAAGAGTCGTGACAGAAAGCGAAGCAAAAGTCGTGACCGAAAGAGAAGCAAGAGTCGGGAAAAGAAAAGGAGCAAGAGTCGAGACAGGAAAAGAAGTAAAAGTCATGAAAGAAAGAGAAGCAAAAGCCGTGAACGAAAGAGGAGCAAAAGCCGCGAAAAACGAAGAAGCAAGAGCCGTGACAGGAGGGGAAGCAGAAGCCGTGATCGAAGGAGAAGCAAAAGCCGTGACCGTCGCCGCAGCTTGAGCCGTGGCAGGCAGAGGGTGTCCCAGAGGAGTAACAGTAGGTCTCGCAGGAGTCGTAGCCGTGACCAGCCCAGGAGACAGAGTCGCAGTAGGGAAACAGGGCACTCTCAACGAAGTGAGAGTAGGAAGACAAATTCAAGCCAGAGAAAGCCGAGCAGGGAAAGAGAGTCTCCTAGGGGGACACTAATTCTGAAACGATACAAGAATGAACTTAGCAGCGAGTCTGACAGCAGTCCAGAAAGGAGAAGCAAGAAGGCACCATCTTCACCAGTTAAGAAAAGGCAGCGTAGGGAGAGTGATGCtgaaagcacagattcacaagaTGATAAGTCTCTAGATGTGCGTACTAAATCGTCAGAAAACTCCAAGGCTCTCAATATAGATTGTATTGCAGAAcattgcaaagaaaaagaattACAGAAACAACAGTCTTCTGAAAAGATAGCAGACAAGGAGACGCCTGAGGCCAATACATATGGACCAGTGCCTCCAGCTGAAGCCAGTGTCCCCAGCGCATCTAAACCAGTGCCAGAGCCACAGCAATCTGATGAAACTGATATGGATGATAAGCAAGATGACCCAAGTGGTACAGGTGGTTGCCCAGAGCCAAACACAGCTAATGAAGTGTCTGGCACATCTATTGTGAGCAGCAGTAGTTCTAAAGAGAATGTTTGCCAAGTTCAAGAGAGATCTGCCGCAGTTGGAAGTAGTAGGCCCGCCGAGGTTGCGGCTTCTACAGATAACAGAACTCTTAAAAACTCGGAACCTCTTGAGCAAAGACAGGCTGTAGCCACTAGTAGCAGTAAAAGCTTTGTTTGTGGCAAGGCTGATGTACTGCAGGGAAATCCAGAAGGCTTGAGCAAAGGGGAGGAAAATCTTCATGAACCCGTTGCTTACGAGAAGTCGATAATTCCAAGTGGTGAAGGTGCAGTATCCAGTTCAACTGGTAGCCCTAGGGAGCAAGAAGTTGCTGAAAGTGACGAAGCCCGTTGCGATGCCTCACTCTGCCAAAAAGAGCCAACTGAAAAGGCTTCTACACCAGCTACTGAACCTGTGTCTGCCTGTGCGGATTCTAGCAAGGACAGTAATGCAGAGCAGCGCACCATCTCGGCCAGAGAACAAGCAGATCCTTCTTCCACTGGTGACGCAGGGGACACACTGGATGTGAAGCGCAAGAGCCGCAGTAGGAGTAGATCAAGTGCATCGTCCATTGAGAAAGCTAGGATGAGGAAGGAATCTTCATCAAGCAGCTCAAGTTCAAGTGAAGAGGAACATACTTTGAAAGAAGGAAGCAAAAGTAGAAGTGCATCTCCAGATAGTCAGAGTGAAGAGGGGCCGGCTGAAAGCCAAGTGAAGAAAACCCAAGACAAAAAAAGGAGCCGAAGCAGGGAGATGAAAAGAAGCAGAAGTCGAGACAAGAGGAGGAGCCggagcagagaaaaaaagaggagtcGCAGTCGCGAAAAGAAGAGAAGCAAAAGTCGCGAGAAGAGGCGAAGTCGCAGCCGAGACAAAAGCCTTCGCAGCAAGGAGAAGAAACGAAGCAAGAGCCGAGAGAGAAAAATTAGTCCCAGCCGTGACAAAAAGAGGAGCCGCAGCCGTGAGAAACGAAGGAGCCGTAGCCGAGAAAAAATAACAATCCGTAGCCGTGACAAAAGGAGAAGCCGAAGTCGTGAGAGAAAGAGAAGCCCCAGCCGAGACAACCGAGACAAAAGGAGGAGCAGTAGAGAGCAGCGAAGGAGTCGCAGCAGAGACAAGAGGAGAAGCCGCAGCAGGGACAAGAAGAGGAGCCCGAGCCGAGACAGGAAGCGTAGTCGCAGCCGAGAGAGGAGGAGGAGTCGTGACAAGAAGAGCCGCAGCCGGAGTCGGGACAAGCGGAGGAGCCGAAGCCGCGAGAAAAGACGAAGCCGCAGCCGTCCACGGCGAAGCTGGAGCCGTGCCATGGAGCTCCAGCGCAAGCGCAGTGCAGAGCGACTGCGAAAGAAGAGCAGGAGCCCACGAAGGAGGAGCCTGAGCAAAAGAAGATCACCTCGCAAGAAGAGCCGCAGCCGCAGTCGGAGCCGGCGCCGGTCACGGAGCCACAGtccagaaagaaaaaggaagagccGCAGCCGTGAGAG GGAGCCCTCAGTGGTCAAGGTAGACAAGGTACAGCTACTGGAGGCTGCTCGCAAGAACATGCAGGCCATGCTGCAACGTGGAGTTGTCGCCAAGGGACTCCCTGTGGCTGCAGCTGCAGCTGTGAATGCCACTGTTAAG gtggtagcagcagcagtggctgccgctgctgctgatccCAGGTCGTCATTGGCTGCCAAGCTGGATGTGACAGCGACGCCACCCAGTGAGGCACCTGTCCTACCCCTGGCCATGTCAGGAGATGGTACAGGTCCAGCCGTCACCCTTGGCATAACAGAGGAGCCACCAAAAGTCAAAAAGTCTCTGGCTGCACTCACTG AGATCTGCAAGGCCATCTCGGATGAAGAGAAGCGCGAGTACGCTGGCGAAGTCGAACCCAAGACGGCCGAGGAAGTGGCCGAAGAGTTTCAACAGACCCACCACCACCCTTTCAAACTGAAGGACCCTCCGCCCCCGATTAGATTTAACATTCCT AATGCCACCAACCTCCCCGTGAAGACACTCGCCGAGAAGGTGGCCGATGCTGCTCACCTGCACAAACAGTTCCCTGTCTCAAGTGGCAGCCAGCACCGTGTGAAAGAGCTCGAGTGGGTGCCCGTGGAGAAGACAGAGCCGGCGGCCCCCGTGAAGGCCGCTCGGGCTGCCAAGAGTCACACTCACAGGGAGGAGGGAAGCACCTCCCCGCTAGCCCTCACGCCCCCTCCTGCTCCTGCCTCCACCCACATGCCCCCTTACCCAGACACTTTCACCCCGCTGCCCACTGTTGCTGCCGCTCCGCCTGTGTTTCAGGTGGAGGAGGTTCCGCTGCCTGTCTCGTCGGCCGTGATTTCATCGACGGTGATGGAGCCGCCTGACGCTGCG GAGAGCCTCGACATTACGGCCATAATGAGCCGCCGTGTCGAAGCATTGAAGGCCCTCAGAGAGAACCCCATGGATTTGGAAGCGATGAAGGTTTACCACAGCTGTCACAAGGAG TTTCAGGCCTGGATAGCATCAAAGCAAGAGCCAGGACAGTATACGGGCTCGATAGACTTCAAGCCGCTTACTCCAGACGAGCTGTCTGGGCCAAATCAAGCTTGGGTTAAAAAA GACCAATTTATGAAGGCTGCACCTGTGTGTGAAGGGATAGGCATGCA